TTATGAGCACGCTCATGATTCCGAGCGCGACATATATGATTCCTAACTTCTTAAACTTGCAAAGCCTTGGATTGATCGATTCCTACTGGGCATTTTGGTTGCCGGCAGGTGCGAGCGCATTTAACATTATGCTGCTAAGAAGCTTTTTCGATGGAATCAACAAGGAATTATTCGAAGCGGGCCGCCTGGACGGGGCATCCGAACTTCGCTGTTTCTTCCGGCTTGCCATACCGATGTCTGTTCCGGTCTTCTCGACTTTGCTTATCTTTGCATTCACATCGACATGGAATGATTGGTTCTGGCCGTCGCTTGTCTTGACCTCACCTGAGAAATATCCGCTTGCGACCGTTGTGTACCGTGATGTTATTCAGTCCTTTGTTATGACCTGGAATGTGAAGTTCAGCGTGCTGACGGTGATTATGCTACCGCCGCTGCTCTTCTTTCTGTTCTTTCAGAAGAATATTATGCATGGTCTGAACCTGTCAGGCGTCAAGGGATAACAGAGTTCCGTGAATCCATCATCACAATCCGTGGATCCATCATCGATTCGAAAATGACGTCCAAGTATGATGAATGTGTAACCTACCTTATTGCAATTCAGAAAGGGGAAAAACAAGTGAAAACAAATAAAAAAAGCCTGCTTCTCGTTGCACTGCTTGCTTTTACGATGATCGTAAGCGCTTGTGGCAGCGGGAATGGCGGCAGCAAAGAACAAGGGGCTTCCGGTGAATCGTCTGCCAACTCTAGTAAGGAAACCAAAGCATCGCCAGTTACGATGACGGTTCAGTTTCCAAAGGCGGATAATCTGGCAGGTATTGAGATTATCAACAAAAGGCTGGATCGGTTCCAGGAGCAGTACCCTAATGTGACATTGAAAAAGAATGACTGGCAATATTCGCCAGATGAAATCGGTATTAAAATGGCGGCTCATCAAGCCCCCTCTTTATTCCGGGTTCCTGCAACCGAAGGGAAGGTATTGTTAGAGCATCAATGGCTGACAGATTTAACGCCGTTTCTAGCTAACTATGAACATGCCAATGACTTCAACGAGAAATTGGCAAGTCCATTTATGATTGATGGGAAGATGCACGCCATTCCGGCCAACGGTTATATCATGGCGGTTATGATTAATAAAAAATTATTCGAAGAGAAGAATGTCCCACTGCCAACGCCGGACTGGACCTGGGATGATTTCTATGCGGCGGCAAAAGCGACGGCCGACCCCGCTAAAGGAATTGCCGGATTTGCCATGATGGCCAAAGGCAATGAGGGCGGATGGAACTGGACTAATTTCTTGTACAGCGCAGGGGGCACCACGCAAGTCGTAGCCGACGGCAAGGTTGCCTCAGCCTTCAACTCCGAAGCGGGTGTTAAAGCGATGGAGTTCATGAAGCAACTAAGGTGGGAGGGCAATGCGCTTCCGCAAAACTGGGCTTTGAACTACGGTGACGTCTATAATTTGTTTAAGCAAGGCCGGGCAGCGATGGTGCTGGGCGACCGCATCGAAGATGCGATCAATAACGGCGGCATGAAGAAAGAAGAACTGATCATTCTGCCGATCCCATCGATGGAAAAAGGCGGCGATCATACCGGTGTACTCGGTGGGAATTATGATGTGATTAATCCGCAAGAATCGGCGGAAACACAGCAAATGGCCTTTAATTATGTCACTTTCGATTTGTTCAAAGACAGCGGGCTTGATGAACTGAAGCTGGTCTTGGAAGACCGGAAATCTAAAGGTCAAGTCTACATGTATGGAGCACCGGCTTACTATAAACCGGACTCGGAGTATGGCAAAAAAGTTGAAGAGCTGGTCAATCAATATCCGGATAACGTCTTCAGATACGATCCTGAAGTCACCAAATTAATGAAAGGCGTTCCAGAGCCTTCGTACAATGGGCAGGAGTCTTATGCGGAATTGACGAACGTTCTGCAGGAGGTATTTTCAAACAAAGATGCAGATGTGAAGGCTTTGCTCGCTGCGGCAGCAAAGAAGATTGACGAGGAAGTGCTCTCCAAGGTCGTTATTAAATAGCTGTCACATAGCCCCGCTTCTCTAATACGCATTTCTTCGTTCGAGATGTCCGAAGAGAGGGGTGGGGCTTACAAGAACAGGAGGGAGCTTTATGCTTAAGAGAACATCATTCACAGACCGAACGTCGGGGCTGCCGATCCTCGCAATCGGATGTGAAGGGCACGATACGGCGCATCATTATATGACGGCTATGACCTGGCTCTCGGATAGCCGGCATCTGATCGTTCACACAGATATCGATCGGCAAACGTTGACGGGGAATGTTGCTCGCGTCGATTCGGAAACGGGAAAAGTACAGGTGCTGGAGGAAGGACTGACTTGGGGACGTGGCGTCGTTTCTTGCGATGATGTCTTGTATTTGTTCGACAAAAATGAGCTGTACGCCATCGATGCCTGGAGCGGTGAACGGCGAACAATTTGCCTGCTCGAATCTAATTGCACATTTATGGGACCACTATCGATTACGAATAACGGCAAGATGTTAGGTGTTTATTGGCAGGAGCATCAATTTAAATCCTCTGAACCTGCATTACGAGAAACGTATTGGGTAATCGGCACGGTGAATACCGAAAGCGGGGAAATCCGTGAGGCCATTAGACCGGGTTTTGCAGAACCCTACCCCATAGCCAATCATGCCATGATCAATCCGGTTGACCCGGATTTATTGTTTTACTCCCATGAAGGCGAAACGGAACACATCCCGGATCGGTTATGGACTGTAGATGCCAGAACGGGAGCGGCCCGCAACATTTTTTCACAAAAAAAAGATGAGTACGGTCAGCATGTGGAATACGTGGGACATGAAATTTGGGCTTTCGCCGGCAGCGGATTATACTTCGTGAAGTATCCGCATAGTCCGGATCAACCATCGGGTGTCTTATTCGTGGATCAACATGGGAGGCGTGAATTTATCAATGGGGACTACAAATATTGGCATGTAGGTGTCAGTCCTGATGGGCGACATGCGGTTGCCGATACGCAGGAGCCGGGCATGTCCAAGATTGTATTGATCGACACGAAAACGAAGAACTCTAAGCTCCTATGCGAGCTGCCTTGCCGCGGGGTCCATCCGGGACATCCGCATCCATCGTTCAGTCCGGACAGTCGGAAGATTACCTTTACGTTCTCCGATGCGAATGATGTGCTCTGGGTCGGAATTATAGATATACGCGATTGCAATTATTGAAAACGCTTACTATCGGGAGCTTGAAATGATACTGCAGATGGAGGTAAAAGGATATGGCAATGAAAAAGTGGATGATAAGCTTCATGTTAGTTCTGCTTTTATTTACCTGGCCTATGAACGGACTCCTATTCAATGACAAGTTAGTAGCATATGCAGATGAATCTTTACAAAGCGTAGTCATTGGCAATTTCGAAAGCGATGAAGAGGTGTGGAATTTCAGCTTAGGAACCGAGTTCCCCGGAGCGAAAGGCGAATATGTTCGGGATTCAACGGTGTCCCAATCGGGTGCATACGCTGGTAAGCTACATGGGGATTTTAGCGGTGGCGGAAAATACGTTGCGATAGGCAAAAATTTCACTCCATTAGATATGCAGAAGCTTGAATTTTGGCTTAAATCTGCCGATGCAACAGCGATCGTGCTTCGAGTAACGGATTCAACCGGTCAGGTACATCAGCAGAAAATATCTATACCTTCAACTACAGATTGGCAGAAGATCGAAATTACGAGCTTCAACGGTGGATCGGGTTATCTTCACTTCAATGGAGCCAACGATGGCTTGTGGCACGGACCTGCACAGGGAATCGGAATTCTGCTGGAGAAAGCCGGATTGAATAGTGGTAAATCGAGCGGAGACGTGTGGATTGATGCGGTGTCTGCTATAGCTCACCAACAAGATCCTCTATGGGAAAATGCGATCGGAACTTTCGAAAACGGTTTTGATATATGGAAACTGGGCTTTGGCACTGATTTTCCAGGAGCAAGCGGCCAATATGTTCGAGA
The window above is part of the Paenibacillus lutimineralis genome. Proteins encoded here:
- a CDS encoding carbohydrate ABC transporter permease gives rise to the protein MSNRERSIMSSFDFKKRTVQIGYALMLLALLALAVTMLYPFATTVFSSFKTNQEIFTFPPSLFPHQFQWSNYVEGFKYVDLIRPFINTLLLFGGNAVISLMIVSLAAFSLSQMKLPFRKGITIFIMSTLMIPSATYMIPNFLNLQSLGLIDSYWAFWLPAGASAFNIMLLRSFFDGINKELFEAGRLDGASELRCFFRLAIPMSVPVFSTLLIFAFTSTWNDWFWPSLVLTSPEKYPLATVVYRDVIQSFVMTWNVKFSVLTVIMLPPLLFFLFFQKNIMHGLNLSGVKG
- a CDS encoding ABC transporter substrate-binding protein, translating into MKTNKKSLLLVALLAFTMIVSACGSGNGGSKEQGASGESSANSSKETKASPVTMTVQFPKADNLAGIEIINKRLDRFQEQYPNVTLKKNDWQYSPDEIGIKMAAHQAPSLFRVPATEGKVLLEHQWLTDLTPFLANYEHANDFNEKLASPFMIDGKMHAIPANGYIMAVMINKKLFEEKNVPLPTPDWTWDDFYAAAKATADPAKGIAGFAMMAKGNEGGWNWTNFLYSAGGTTQVVADGKVASAFNSEAGVKAMEFMKQLRWEGNALPQNWALNYGDVYNLFKQGRAAMVLGDRIEDAINNGGMKKEELIILPIPSMEKGGDHTGVLGGNYDVINPQESAETQQMAFNYVTFDLFKDSGLDELKLVLEDRKSKGQVYMYGAPAYYKPDSEYGKKVEELVNQYPDNVFRYDPEVTKLMKGVPEPSYNGQESYAELTNVLQEVFSNKDADVKALLAAAAKKIDEEVLSKVVIK
- a CDS encoding TolB family protein, producing the protein MLKRTSFTDRTSGLPILAIGCEGHDTAHHYMTAMTWLSDSRHLIVHTDIDRQTLTGNVARVDSETGKVQVLEEGLTWGRGVVSCDDVLYLFDKNELYAIDAWSGERRTICLLESNCTFMGPLSITNNGKMLGVYWQEHQFKSSEPALRETYWVIGTVNTESGEIREAIRPGFAEPYPIANHAMINPVDPDLLFYSHEGETEHIPDRLWTVDARTGAARNIFSQKKDEYGQHVEYVGHEIWAFAGSGLYFVKYPHSPDQPSGVLFVDQHGRREFINGDYKYWHVGVSPDGRHAVADTQEPGMSKIVLIDTKTKNSKLLCELPCRGVHPGHPHPSFSPDSRKITFTFSDANDVLWVGIIDIRDCNY